Proteins from a genomic interval of Rubinisphaera italica:
- a CDS encoding AraC family transcriptional regulator: protein MFSTLDDINLCIKDVDGHYLYVNHAFLRSVPRFRREEVLGKTAFQIYSESLAIGYQHQDQQLLSRGENLSDQLEMITNPDGTLGWYLTNKYLLIDQKKQVHAIIGMSRDLHAVSTKDPRYAKLAVALRKIQTCYNEPLRIQELADEIGLSMSQFERLMHSMIQITPRQYLTRQRVEAAALLLRNTDKKVVDIALDCGFSDQASFSKQFKKITGLPPLRYRSVNRPD, encoded by the coding sequence TCGACGATATCAATCTCTGCATCAAAGATGTTGATGGGCATTATCTCTACGTCAATCATGCGTTCCTTCGCAGTGTGCCTCGATTTCGTCGCGAAGAGGTTCTCGGAAAAACCGCTTTTCAGATTTACAGCGAAAGCCTCGCAATCGGCTATCAGCATCAGGACCAGCAGCTGCTCTCCAGGGGAGAAAACCTGAGCGATCAACTCGAAATGATCACGAATCCCGATGGTACACTCGGCTGGTATCTCACCAACAAATATCTGCTCATCGACCAGAAAAAGCAGGTCCATGCCATCATCGGCATGTCGCGAGATCTGCATGCGGTTTCCACGAAAGATCCCCGTTACGCCAAACTCGCCGTCGCCTTAAGGAAAATTCAAACCTGTTACAACGAACCGCTCCGCATTCAGGAACTGGCCGATGAAATCGGGCTCTCGATGAGCCAATTCGAACGCCTCATGCACTCGATGATTCAAATCACGCCACGACAATACCTCACCCGACAACGCGTCGAAGCGGCAGCTCTGTTATTGCGGAATACTGACAAAAAAGTGGTCGACATCGCCCTCGACTGCGGCTTCTCCGACCAGGCCTCCTTCAGCAAACAATTCAAGAAAATCACTGGGTTGCCGCCCTTGAGATACCGGAGTGTGAATCGTCCTGATTAA
- a CDS encoding class I SAM-dependent methyltransferase → MNVSKAVARAQLIPGHMSHAELVLLSSLAADLPTGSRWAEIGTLCGRSLMGVGLAASENTELVSVDVNWGSERRASVSVHDVFKELASTRGESLALHALRAASHRAVQTFRDHWFDVVFIDAAHDYESVNQDIQLWLPKVKPGGLLCGHDFSRDWPGVIRAVNELLPQRKIQESIWMYRVDPK, encoded by the coding sequence ATGAACGTTTCAAAAGCAGTTGCCCGTGCACAATTAATTCCCGGGCATATGTCCCATGCGGAACTTGTTCTTCTCTCATCCCTGGCTGCAGATTTGCCGACGGGTTCCCGTTGGGCAGAAATTGGAACTCTCTGCGGTCGCAGTTTAATGGGTGTCGGACTAGCCGCATCAGAAAATACGGAACTTGTCTCTGTCGATGTGAATTGGGGAAGCGAGCGTCGTGCAAGCGTGAGTGTTCACGATGTCTTCAAAGAACTCGCTTCCACTCGAGGTGAGAGCTTAGCTCTCCATGCTCTGCGGGCTGCTTCTCATCGAGCCGTGCAGACATTTCGAGATCACTGGTTCGATGTCGTTTTCATCGATGCCGCTCACGATTACGAAAGCGTCAACCAGGACATCCAACTCTGGCTACCAAAGGTGAAACCAGGCGGGCTGCTATGCGGTCACGATTTTTCCAGAGACTGGCCGGGGGTGATTCGCGCAGTGAATGAACTGCTGCCTCAACGCAAAATCCAGGAAAGCATCTGGATGTACCGCGTGGATCCAAAGTGA